A part of Acropora palmata chromosome 6, jaAcrPala1.3, whole genome shotgun sequence genomic DNA contains:
- the LOC141883323 gene encoding eukaryotic translation initiation factor 1A, Y-chromosomal-like yields MPKNKGKGGKNRRRGKNENESEKRELVFKEDGQEYAQVTKMLGNGRLEALCFDGAKRLCHIRGKLRKKVWINAGDIILLGLRDYQDGKADVILRYNPDEARSLKAYGELPESVKVNDTVIFGGDGDEDEIQFDDIDDDGEEEADIDAI; encoded by the exons ATGCCGAAAAACAAAG GAAAGGGTGGTAAAAATCGACGAAGgggaaagaatgaaaacgagTCAGAAAAACGCGAGCTAGTCTTCAAGGAAGACGGACAAG AGTATGCTCAAGTCACCAAGATGTTAGGCAACGGAAGACTCGAAGCTTTGTGTTTTGATGGAGCCAAACGACTTTGTCACATACGCGGAAAACTTCGGAAAAAG GTTTGGATCAATGCAGGTGACATTATTCTCCTGGGACTTCGTGACTATCAG GATGGCAAAGCAGATGTTATTTTGCGTTACAATCCTGATGAAGCTAGAAGTTTGAAAGCCTATGGTGAATTACCAGAATCAG TCAAGGTCAATGACACAGTCATATTTGGAGGCGATGGTGATGAAGATGAAATCCAGTTTGACGACATTGATGATGATGGAGAAGAGGAAGCTGATATTGATGCG ATTTGA